One genomic segment of Aythya fuligula isolate bAytFul2 chromosome 5, bAytFul2.pri, whole genome shotgun sequence includes these proteins:
- the ARHGAP11A gene encoding rho GTPase-activating protein 11A isoform X3: MLLSCLMTDGTIEALRFFFKFLRNVSLRSNENRMDSSNLAVIFAPNLLHVNESEKMSTTTEKKIRLQAAVVQTFIDHAEEIGQVPEFILEKIPAMLGVDAFQSTPSLRGHEDSENESPSECKRRKHRSVGDIVSGALNKFKSNRTPSTTPQQDRSVHFEASPSVSLESSQTSLSPSTGGENHLSSTGNRRSKRLANKKLYRAESGKTGCFSPKISRKEMVRRSLRLKFGLGKSNRDNIVSGCAVGNRSENIGRRLASQQGLESTDECAKRDVLFSPYISEKVCRKGSKNVSKSEENLLTPKCNDKVVHRMSWNSPTVTDSQEISCNEGILPGHAETGNSSSEPAFVFGKPPVVPDEHRPTAVDKQDNRLKLCEEESNLTAETLLKVKQAFSESGSNLQSLIVDTKSSFTNVPGETLHETLCLTGLSPEKELAAELSGSLATADSRELFHQRNQSYAIDKQQSNKDAGKILEKRSFKTSIEIELQVQKPDVKNIIEQLPVPEVQAREDESSVQNSPAKNGINKLDSFERKEEIELTHSQTSENHVLKCCNLEENTAKLSGSGQLPALQLPKSGCEGNQYSQAENLDRTSTKTSSVSDHIQWFNKLSLNDPSSASKSKPPLKFQRTPVRQSVRRINSLLEANRRSVSSQMVRGNDVGSPLVKSLSCDSALSYCAEKLSKNSTAFSLRSESTYDQASASHSQLDFTSKSCHRCLNPSDNPDLSVRTTGIYEQKETVLPSKSVLEDLTNHETVKSSLKVSADVNIPGFAPEKTTVARNAPGKEKLRYRGSPKNPISKVKLLPTAKPVDL; this comes from the exons ATGTTGCTTTCGTGTTTAATGACAGACGGAACAATTGAAGCTTTGCGgttctttttcaaatttctgagaaatgtgtCCCTAAG ATCCAATGAAAACAGAATGGATAGCAGCAATTTGGCAGTGATTTTTGCTCCCAACCTCTTGCATGTGAACGAAAGTGAAAAGATGTCAaccaccacagaaaaaaaaattcgcttgcaggctgctgttgtgcagaCATTTATTGATCATGCAGAAGAAATTG GACAGGTACCAGAATTTATCTTGGAAAAGATTCCTGCAATGTTAGGTGTTGATGCCTTTCAGTCTACTCCCTCACTGAGGGGCCATGAAGACAGTGAAAATGAATCTCCCAGTGAATGTAAGAGGAGGAAGCACCGAAGTGTTGGGG ATATTGTTAGTGGAGCATTGAATAAATTTAAATCTAACAGAACACCCTCCACTACCCCTCAGCAAGACAGAAGCG ttCACTTTGAAGCAAGCCCTTCCGTGTCTCTTGAGTCATCTCAAACCTCATTATCTCCTTCAACTGGTGGTGAAAATCATTTGTCTAGTACAGGGAACAGAAGAAGTAAAAGACTTGCAAACAAAAAGTTATACAG GGCTGAATCAGGAAAAACAGgttgtttttctccaaagatTAGCCGAAAAGAGATGGTTCGTAGGTCATTACGCTTGAAGTTTGGTTTGGGGAAAAGCAATAGAGAC aataTTGTATCGGGATGTGCAGTTGGTAATAGATCTGAAAATATTGGAAGGCGTCTTGCAAGTCAACAAGGTTTGGAAAGCACAGATGAATGTGCAAAAAGAGATGTACTCTTCAGCCCTTACATCAGTGAAAAAGTCTGTAGGAAAG gttcaAAGAATGTGAGCAAGTCAGAAGAAAACTTGTTAACTCCAAAATGCAATGATAAAGTAGTTCACAGAATGTCATGGAATAGTCCTACTGTTACAGATTCGCAGGAGATCAGCTGCAATGAGGGAATTTTGCCAGGACACGCTGAAACAGGAAACAGTTCTTCAGAACCTGCTTTTGTATTTGGAAAGCCACCAGTTGTTCCAGATGAACACAGACCCACAGCTGTAGACAAACAAGACAACAGGTTAAAACTCTGTGAAGAAGAAAGTAATTTGACTGCTGAAACATTACTGAAAGTTAAACAAGCCTTCTCTGAATCTGGAAGTAATCTTCAAAGTCTGATAGTTGATACAAAGTCATCTTTTACAAATGTACCAGGTGAAACATTACATGAAACTCTGTGTCTCACAGGGCTCAGCCCAGAGAAAGAATTGGCAGCTGAACTTTCTGGAAGTCTAGCAACTGCAGACTCCAGAGAGCTGTTCCACCAACGGAACCAATCTTACGCTATTGACAAACAACAATCAAACAAAGATGCAGGTaaaattttggagaaaagaagcttCAAAACTTCTATAGAGATTGAACTTCAGGTCCAAAAACcagatgtaaaaaatataatagaacAACTTCCTGTGCCAGAAGTACAGGCCAGGGAAGATGAATCATCTGTGCAGAACAGTCCAGCAAAAAATGgcataaataaattagattcctttgaaagaaaagaggaaatagaGTTAACACATTCACAAACATCTGAAAACCATGTattaaaatgctgtaatttagaagaaaatactgctAAACTTTCTGGGTCAGGACAGCTTCCTGCTCTGCAGTTGCCTAAATCAGGGTGTGAAGGCAACCAATACTCGCAAGCTGAAAACCTTGATAGAACTTCAACTAAAACATCATCTGTTTCTGACCACATACAATGGTTCAACAAGCTTTCCTTAAATGATCCAAGTTCTGCAAGTAAATCTAAACCACCTCTTAAATTCCAGCGTACTCCTGTTCGACAGTCTGTACGAAGAATAAATTCCTTATTGGAGGCTAACAGAAGATCTGTAAGCTCTCAGATGGTTAGAGGTAATGATGTTGGTTCACCACTTGTTAAATCTTTGAGCTGTGATTCTGCACTCTCCTACTGTGCAGAAAAGCTGTCTAAGAATTCCACAGCTTTTTCACTCAGGAGTGAAAGTACATATGACCAAGCTTCTGCATCTCATAGTCAGCTTGACTTCACATCCAAATCATGTCATAGATGTCTAAATCCATCAGATAATCCTGATCTTTCTGTAAGAACGACTGGAATCTACGAACAGAAAGAGACTGTTCTTCCATCGAAGTCTGTTCTGGAAGATCTAACCAATCATGAAACTGTGAAATCTAGTTTAAAAGTTAGTGCAGATGTAAATATTCCAGGTTTTGCTCCAGAAAAAACTACTGTTGCAAGAAATgctccaggaaaagaaaaacttcgTTATAGAGGCTCTCCAAAGAATCCAATATCTAAAGTGAAACTGCTACCAACTGCAAAACCAGTAGACTTATAA
- the ARHGAP11A gene encoding rho GTPase-activating protein 11A isoform X2, producing MLLSCLMTDGTIEALRFFFKFLRNVSLRSNENRMDSSNLAVIFAPNLLHVNESEKMSTTTEKKIRLQAAVVQTFIDHAEEIGQVPEFILEKIPAMLGVDAFQSTPSLRGHEDSENESPSECKRRKHRSVGVLSSVTPVVLTPSTKRKLPADCSQGLSSKKRRSFKPNFAFELLPSSIFNNSLTPASVHFEASPSVSLESSQTSLSPSTGGENHLSSTGNRRSKRLANKKLYRAESGKTGCFSPKISRKEMVRRSLRLKFGLGKSNRDNIVSGCAVGNRSENIGRRLASQQGLESTDECAKRDVLFSPYISEKVCRKGSKNVSKSEENLLTPKCNDKVVHRMSWNSPTVTDSQEISCNEGILPGHAETGNSSSEPAFVFGKPPVVPDEHRPTAVDKQDNRLKLCEEESNLTAETLLKVKQAFSESGSNLQSLIVDTKSSFTNVPGETLHETLCLTGLSPEKELAAELSGSLATADSRELFHQRNQSYAIDKQQSNKDAGKILEKRSFKTSIEIELQVQKPDVKNIIEQLPVPEVQAREDESSVQNSPAKNGINKLDSFERKEEIELTHSQTSENHVLKCCNLEENTAKLSGSGQLPALQLPKSGCEGNQYSQAENLDRTSTKTSSVSDHIQWFNKLSLNDPSSASKSKPPLKFQRTPVRQSVRRINSLLEANRRSVSSQMVRGNDVGSPLVKSLSCDSALSYCAEKLSKNSTAFSLRSESTYDQASASHSQLDFTSKSCHRCLNPSDNPDLSVRTTGIYEQKETVLPSKSVLEDLTNHETVKSSLKVSADVNIPGFAPEKTTVARNAPGKEKLRYRGSPKNPISKVKLLPTAKPVDL from the exons ATGTTGCTTTCGTGTTTAATGACAGACGGAACAATTGAAGCTTTGCGgttctttttcaaatttctgagaaatgtgtCCCTAAG ATCCAATGAAAACAGAATGGATAGCAGCAATTTGGCAGTGATTTTTGCTCCCAACCTCTTGCATGTGAACGAAAGTGAAAAGATGTCAaccaccacagaaaaaaaaattcgcttgcaggctgctgttgtgcagaCATTTATTGATCATGCAGAAGAAATTG GACAGGTACCAGAATTTATCTTGGAAAAGATTCCTGCAATGTTAGGTGTTGATGCCTTTCAGTCTACTCCCTCACTGAGGGGCCATGAAGACAGTGAAAATGAATCTCCCAGTGAATGTAAGAGGAGGAAGCACCGAAGTGTTGGGG tcCTTTCATCAGTGACTCCTGTGGTTCTTACTCCAAGTACCAAGCGTAAACTTCCAGCTGATTGCTCTCAGGGCTTGTCCAGCAAGAAGAGGCGATCTTTTAAGCCTAATTTTGCTTTTGAGTTGTTACCAAGTAGCATTTTCAACAACAGCTTGACACCAGCATCAG ttCACTTTGAAGCAAGCCCTTCCGTGTCTCTTGAGTCATCTCAAACCTCATTATCTCCTTCAACTGGTGGTGAAAATCATTTGTCTAGTACAGGGAACAGAAGAAGTAAAAGACTTGCAAACAAAAAGTTATACAG GGCTGAATCAGGAAAAACAGgttgtttttctccaaagatTAGCCGAAAAGAGATGGTTCGTAGGTCATTACGCTTGAAGTTTGGTTTGGGGAAAAGCAATAGAGAC aataTTGTATCGGGATGTGCAGTTGGTAATAGATCTGAAAATATTGGAAGGCGTCTTGCAAGTCAACAAGGTTTGGAAAGCACAGATGAATGTGCAAAAAGAGATGTACTCTTCAGCCCTTACATCAGTGAAAAAGTCTGTAGGAAAG gttcaAAGAATGTGAGCAAGTCAGAAGAAAACTTGTTAACTCCAAAATGCAATGATAAAGTAGTTCACAGAATGTCATGGAATAGTCCTACTGTTACAGATTCGCAGGAGATCAGCTGCAATGAGGGAATTTTGCCAGGACACGCTGAAACAGGAAACAGTTCTTCAGAACCTGCTTTTGTATTTGGAAAGCCACCAGTTGTTCCAGATGAACACAGACCCACAGCTGTAGACAAACAAGACAACAGGTTAAAACTCTGTGAAGAAGAAAGTAATTTGACTGCTGAAACATTACTGAAAGTTAAACAAGCCTTCTCTGAATCTGGAAGTAATCTTCAAAGTCTGATAGTTGATACAAAGTCATCTTTTACAAATGTACCAGGTGAAACATTACATGAAACTCTGTGTCTCACAGGGCTCAGCCCAGAGAAAGAATTGGCAGCTGAACTTTCTGGAAGTCTAGCAACTGCAGACTCCAGAGAGCTGTTCCACCAACGGAACCAATCTTACGCTATTGACAAACAACAATCAAACAAAGATGCAGGTaaaattttggagaaaagaagcttCAAAACTTCTATAGAGATTGAACTTCAGGTCCAAAAACcagatgtaaaaaatataatagaacAACTTCCTGTGCCAGAAGTACAGGCCAGGGAAGATGAATCATCTGTGCAGAACAGTCCAGCAAAAAATGgcataaataaattagattcctttgaaagaaaagaggaaatagaGTTAACACATTCACAAACATCTGAAAACCATGTattaaaatgctgtaatttagaagaaaatactgctAAACTTTCTGGGTCAGGACAGCTTCCTGCTCTGCAGTTGCCTAAATCAGGGTGTGAAGGCAACCAATACTCGCAAGCTGAAAACCTTGATAGAACTTCAACTAAAACATCATCTGTTTCTGACCACATACAATGGTTCAACAAGCTTTCCTTAAATGATCCAAGTTCTGCAAGTAAATCTAAACCACCTCTTAAATTCCAGCGTACTCCTGTTCGACAGTCTGTACGAAGAATAAATTCCTTATTGGAGGCTAACAGAAGATCTGTAAGCTCTCAGATGGTTAGAGGTAATGATGTTGGTTCACCACTTGTTAAATCTTTGAGCTGTGATTCTGCACTCTCCTACTGTGCAGAAAAGCTGTCTAAGAATTCCACAGCTTTTTCACTCAGGAGTGAAAGTACATATGACCAAGCTTCTGCATCTCATAGTCAGCTTGACTTCACATCCAAATCATGTCATAGATGTCTAAATCCATCAGATAATCCTGATCTTTCTGTAAGAACGACTGGAATCTACGAACAGAAAGAGACTGTTCTTCCATCGAAGTCTGTTCTGGAAGATCTAACCAATCATGAAACTGTGAAATCTAGTTTAAAAGTTAGTGCAGATGTAAATATTCCAGGTTTTGCTCCAGAAAAAACTACTGTTGCAAGAAATgctccaggaaaagaaaaacttcgTTATAGAGGCTCTCCAAAGAATCCAATATCTAAAGTGAAACTGCTACCAACTGCAAAACCAGTAGACTTATAA
- the ARHGAP11A gene encoding rho GTPase-activating protein 11A isoform X1: protein MLLSCLMTDGTIEALRFFFKFLRNVSLRSNENRMDSSNLAVIFAPNLLHVNESEKMSTTTEKKIRLQAAVVQTFIDHAEEIGQVPEFILEKIPAMLGVDAFQSTPSLRGHEDSENESPSECKRRKHRSVGDIVSGALNKFKSNRTPSTTPQQDRSVLSSVTPVVLTPSTKRKLPADCSQGLSSKKRRSFKPNFAFELLPSSIFNNSLTPASVHFEASPSVSLESSQTSLSPSTGGENHLSSTGNRRSKRLANKKLYRAESGKTGCFSPKISRKEMVRRSLRLKFGLGKSNRDNIVSGCAVGNRSENIGRRLASQQGLESTDECAKRDVLFSPYISEKVCRKGSKNVSKSEENLLTPKCNDKVVHRMSWNSPTVTDSQEISCNEGILPGHAETGNSSSEPAFVFGKPPVVPDEHRPTAVDKQDNRLKLCEEESNLTAETLLKVKQAFSESGSNLQSLIVDTKSSFTNVPGETLHETLCLTGLSPEKELAAELSGSLATADSRELFHQRNQSYAIDKQQSNKDAGKILEKRSFKTSIEIELQVQKPDVKNIIEQLPVPEVQAREDESSVQNSPAKNGINKLDSFERKEEIELTHSQTSENHVLKCCNLEENTAKLSGSGQLPALQLPKSGCEGNQYSQAENLDRTSTKTSSVSDHIQWFNKLSLNDPSSASKSKPPLKFQRTPVRQSVRRINSLLEANRRSVSSQMVRGNDVGSPLVKSLSCDSALSYCAEKLSKNSTAFSLRSESTYDQASASHSQLDFTSKSCHRCLNPSDNPDLSVRTTGIYEQKETVLPSKSVLEDLTNHETVKSSLKVSADVNIPGFAPEKTTVARNAPGKEKLRYRGSPKNPISKVKLLPTAKPVDL, encoded by the exons ATGTTGCTTTCGTGTTTAATGACAGACGGAACAATTGAAGCTTTGCGgttctttttcaaatttctgagaaatgtgtCCCTAAG ATCCAATGAAAACAGAATGGATAGCAGCAATTTGGCAGTGATTTTTGCTCCCAACCTCTTGCATGTGAACGAAAGTGAAAAGATGTCAaccaccacagaaaaaaaaattcgcttgcaggctgctgttgtgcagaCATTTATTGATCATGCAGAAGAAATTG GACAGGTACCAGAATTTATCTTGGAAAAGATTCCTGCAATGTTAGGTGTTGATGCCTTTCAGTCTACTCCCTCACTGAGGGGCCATGAAGACAGTGAAAATGAATCTCCCAGTGAATGTAAGAGGAGGAAGCACCGAAGTGTTGGGG ATATTGTTAGTGGAGCATTGAATAAATTTAAATCTAACAGAACACCCTCCACTACCCCTCAGCAAGACAGAAGCG tcCTTTCATCAGTGACTCCTGTGGTTCTTACTCCAAGTACCAAGCGTAAACTTCCAGCTGATTGCTCTCAGGGCTTGTCCAGCAAGAAGAGGCGATCTTTTAAGCCTAATTTTGCTTTTGAGTTGTTACCAAGTAGCATTTTCAACAACAGCTTGACACCAGCATCAG ttCACTTTGAAGCAAGCCCTTCCGTGTCTCTTGAGTCATCTCAAACCTCATTATCTCCTTCAACTGGTGGTGAAAATCATTTGTCTAGTACAGGGAACAGAAGAAGTAAAAGACTTGCAAACAAAAAGTTATACAG GGCTGAATCAGGAAAAACAGgttgtttttctccaaagatTAGCCGAAAAGAGATGGTTCGTAGGTCATTACGCTTGAAGTTTGGTTTGGGGAAAAGCAATAGAGAC aataTTGTATCGGGATGTGCAGTTGGTAATAGATCTGAAAATATTGGAAGGCGTCTTGCAAGTCAACAAGGTTTGGAAAGCACAGATGAATGTGCAAAAAGAGATGTACTCTTCAGCCCTTACATCAGTGAAAAAGTCTGTAGGAAAG gttcaAAGAATGTGAGCAAGTCAGAAGAAAACTTGTTAACTCCAAAATGCAATGATAAAGTAGTTCACAGAATGTCATGGAATAGTCCTACTGTTACAGATTCGCAGGAGATCAGCTGCAATGAGGGAATTTTGCCAGGACACGCTGAAACAGGAAACAGTTCTTCAGAACCTGCTTTTGTATTTGGAAAGCCACCAGTTGTTCCAGATGAACACAGACCCACAGCTGTAGACAAACAAGACAACAGGTTAAAACTCTGTGAAGAAGAAAGTAATTTGACTGCTGAAACATTACTGAAAGTTAAACAAGCCTTCTCTGAATCTGGAAGTAATCTTCAAAGTCTGATAGTTGATACAAAGTCATCTTTTACAAATGTACCAGGTGAAACATTACATGAAACTCTGTGTCTCACAGGGCTCAGCCCAGAGAAAGAATTGGCAGCTGAACTTTCTGGAAGTCTAGCAACTGCAGACTCCAGAGAGCTGTTCCACCAACGGAACCAATCTTACGCTATTGACAAACAACAATCAAACAAAGATGCAGGTaaaattttggagaaaagaagcttCAAAACTTCTATAGAGATTGAACTTCAGGTCCAAAAACcagatgtaaaaaatataatagaacAACTTCCTGTGCCAGAAGTACAGGCCAGGGAAGATGAATCATCTGTGCAGAACAGTCCAGCAAAAAATGgcataaataaattagattcctttgaaagaaaagaggaaatagaGTTAACACATTCACAAACATCTGAAAACCATGTattaaaatgctgtaatttagaagaaaatactgctAAACTTTCTGGGTCAGGACAGCTTCCTGCTCTGCAGTTGCCTAAATCAGGGTGTGAAGGCAACCAATACTCGCAAGCTGAAAACCTTGATAGAACTTCAACTAAAACATCATCTGTTTCTGACCACATACAATGGTTCAACAAGCTTTCCTTAAATGATCCAAGTTCTGCAAGTAAATCTAAACCACCTCTTAAATTCCAGCGTACTCCTGTTCGACAGTCTGTACGAAGAATAAATTCCTTATTGGAGGCTAACAGAAGATCTGTAAGCTCTCAGATGGTTAGAGGTAATGATGTTGGTTCACCACTTGTTAAATCTTTGAGCTGTGATTCTGCACTCTCCTACTGTGCAGAAAAGCTGTCTAAGAATTCCACAGCTTTTTCACTCAGGAGTGAAAGTACATATGACCAAGCTTCTGCATCTCATAGTCAGCTTGACTTCACATCCAAATCATGTCATAGATGTCTAAATCCATCAGATAATCCTGATCTTTCTGTAAGAACGACTGGAATCTACGAACAGAAAGAGACTGTTCTTCCATCGAAGTCTGTTCTGGAAGATCTAACCAATCATGAAACTGTGAAATCTAGTTTAAAAGTTAGTGCAGATGTAAATATTCCAGGTTTTGCTCCAGAAAAAACTACTGTTGCAAGAAATgctccaggaaaagaaaaacttcgTTATAGAGGCTCTCCAAAGAATCCAATATCTAAAGTGAAACTGCTACCAACTGCAAAACCAGTAGACTTATAA